A window of the Lactobacillus gasseri ATCC 33323 = JCM 1131 genome harbors these coding sequences:
- a CDS encoding class I SAM-dependent methyltransferase — MTKKNQMYFAANPDAKHDEHLVDYHIDDIDLKFTTDAGVFSKLRIDYGSGVLIKTMKELTFPEAGILDVGTGYGPMGLFAAKFWPDQEVDMVDVNERAIDLAKRNAQFNHIDNVNIYESNIYEQVDNKYGLIITNPPIRAGKKVVDQILSEAKEHLVENGILLVVIQKKQGAPSAKKLMTKVYGNCEILARDKGYYILMSKNN; from the coding sequence ATGACAAAAAAGAATCAAATGTATTTTGCGGCTAATCCAGATGCTAAGCATGATGAACATTTAGTTGATTATCATATTGATGATATTGATTTGAAATTTACAACTGATGCAGGCGTATTTTCAAAATTAAGAATTGACTATGGTTCTGGTGTGTTAATTAAAACCATGAAAGAACTAACTTTTCCAGAAGCTGGAATTTTAGACGTTGGAACAGGTTATGGTCCAATGGGGCTATTTGCAGCTAAATTTTGGCCAGATCAAGAAGTTGATATGGTAGATGTAAATGAGCGTGCGATAGATTTAGCCAAAAGAAATGCACAATTTAATCACATTGATAATGTAAATATTTATGAATCAAATATTTATGAACAGGTGGATAACAAGTATGGACTCATAATTACTAATCCACCAATTCGGGCTGGAAAGAAAGTAGTCGACCAAATTTTATCTGAAGCTAAAGAGCATTTAGTGGAAAATGGAATTTTGCTAGTCGTCATTCAGAAAAAACAAGGGGCCCCAAGTGCAAAGAAGTTAATGACAAAAGTATACGGAAACTGTGAAATTCTAGCTCGGGATAAGGGATATTACATTTTAATGAGCAAAAATAATTAA
- the tadA gene encoding tRNA adenosine(34) deaminase TadA — translation MFEKKDKEKYMQLAFAQAKKAEDQGEVPIGAIVVDKDGNVIGEGYNRRELDEDATQHAEMIAIRQACQNLGSWRLVDCSLFITLEPCPMCSGAIINSRLAEVYYGAFDPKAGAAGSVIDLFKVEKFNHHPKVFGGLFKDQAAQMLKDFFREIRRKQKQDK, via the coding sequence ATGTTTGAAAAAAAAGATAAGGAAAAATACATGCAGCTAGCTTTTGCACAGGCCAAAAAAGCTGAAGATCAAGGAGAAGTGCCGATTGGTGCAATTGTTGTGGATAAAGATGGAAATGTAATTGGAGAAGGTTACAACAGACGTGAGCTTGATGAGGATGCAACGCAGCATGCTGAAATGATTGCAATTAGACAAGCTTGTCAAAATCTAGGTTCATGGCGCTTGGTAGATTGCAGTTTATTCATTACGCTTGAACCATGTCCGATGTGCAGCGGTGCAATTATTAACTCACGGCTAGCTGAAGTGTATTATGGCGCTTTTGACCCCAAGGCTGGAGCAGCTGGAAGTGTAATTGATCTATTCAAGGTGGAAAAATTTAATCATCATCCTAAAGTTTTTGGTGGCTTATTTAAAGATCAAGCGGCACAGATGCTAAAAGACTTTTTCCGCGAAATTAGGCGTAAACAAAAGCAAGATAAATAG
- the dnaX gene encoding DNA polymerase III subunit gamma/tau, producing the protein MAYQALYRKWRPRTFDGVVGQTAITDTLKNAIKRGKISHAFLFAGPRGTGKTSCAKIFAKALNCTNLQDGEPCNECENCLAADKGTMNDIIEIDAASNNGVDEIRDIRDKVKYAPTQGKYKVYIIDEVHMLSMGAFNALLKTLEEPPEHVVFILATTELQKVPATIISRTQRYNFKRIDQHDLIARMTYILGQEKIDFEEKALEVIAQVADGGMRDSLSILDQILSYDQDKVKYDDALKITGYAAQEKIEQVLLDLLKGQTSEAFEIVHNLLQDGASTKNILDELISLTVKGMLVVKSNKEATFLTKDYVTELAKIPEEKFYNLVQAANTALNDLRYTNQQQIPLDVFVVQVTQAAGEKAPVEQGDAVSSAVVQKLKSEIDSLSKQVAELKNRPVQATRRISSDFSGTIKTETNSHPKKVVDQAADTEQKPKRRKASANNQAAQENNRRQVYHVLENATKEDLNTVKDIWPDLLSTLKVSQRAVMEVLNPVAASHEQIVLKCKYELWFERANQDGDLISQLETEIAKLTKHNYSIVLVADSSWLKVRHDFVASHKEELLAKKFQKIEKSEQEANENQVDPQAKKEVIDKAKELFGDLAQIKD; encoded by the coding sequence ATGGCTTATCAAGCGCTATATCGTAAATGGCGTCCTAGAACTTTCGATGGGGTTGTAGGTCAAACAGCGATTACTGATACATTAAAAAATGCAATCAAGCGTGGCAAGATATCACATGCTTTTTTGTTTGCGGGACCACGTGGTACTGGTAAAACATCATGTGCGAAAATTTTTGCCAAGGCCTTAAATTGTACTAATTTGCAAGATGGTGAGCCATGTAACGAGTGTGAGAACTGTCTTGCGGCAGATAAAGGGACGATGAATGATATTATCGAAATCGATGCAGCATCAAACAACGGTGTTGATGAGATTCGTGATATCCGCGATAAGGTAAAATATGCCCCCACCCAGGGAAAATATAAAGTTTATATTATCGACGAGGTTCATATGCTTTCAATGGGTGCCTTTAATGCCTTGCTTAAGACACTAGAGGAGCCACCTGAGCATGTGGTATTTATTTTAGCTACAACTGAATTACAAAAAGTCCCAGCAACTATTATTTCAAGAACGCAACGCTATAATTTTAAGCGGATTGATCAGCATGATTTGATTGCTCGCATGACTTACATTCTTGGTCAAGAAAAGATCGACTTTGAAGAAAAGGCACTTGAAGTAATTGCTCAAGTAGCTGATGGTGGAATGCGGGACAGTTTAAGTATCTTGGATCAAATTTTATCCTATGATCAGGATAAGGTTAAGTATGACGATGCCTTAAAAATTACTGGTTATGCTGCTCAAGAAAAGATTGAGCAAGTCTTACTAGACTTACTTAAGGGCCAAACGTCAGAAGCATTCGAGATAGTTCATAATTTACTTCAAGACGGTGCATCAACTAAGAATATTTTAGATGAACTAATTAGCTTGACTGTAAAAGGGATGCTGGTTGTTAAGAGCAATAAAGAAGCAACTTTTTTAACTAAAGATTATGTAACTGAATTAGCTAAAATTCCAGAAGAAAAGTTTTATAATTTAGTTCAAGCAGCCAATACTGCTTTAAATGATTTGCGCTACACTAATCAGCAACAAATTCCACTTGATGTGTTTGTGGTTCAAGTTACGCAAGCAGCAGGTGAAAAAGCACCAGTAGAACAAGGCGATGCAGTTTCTTCAGCTGTTGTTCAAAAATTAAAAAGTGAAATAGATAGTTTGAGTAAACAAGTTGCTGAATTGAAAAATAGACCTGTTCAAGCAACTCGCAGAATTAGCTCTGACTTTTCTGGAACCATTAAGACAGAAACTAATTCTCATCCTAAAAAAGTTGTTGATCAAGCAGCTGATACTGAGCAAAAGCCTAAGAGAAGAAAAGCTAGCGCTAATAACCAGGCAGCGCAAGAAAATAATCGTCGTCAAGTCTATCATGTACTTGAAAATGCAACTAAAGAAGATTTAAATACAGTCAAAGATATTTGGCCAGACTTATTGTCTACTTTGAAGGTATCTCAAAGAGCCGTCATGGAAGTTTTGAATCCTGTAGCTGCAAGTCATGAGCAAATTGTTTTAAAATGTAAATATGAATTATGGTTTGAACGAGCAAATCAAGATGGGGATCTAATTTCTCAACTTGAAACTGAGATTGCCAAATTAACAAAGCATAATTATAGTATTGTTTTAGTTGCAGATTCTTCATGGTTAAAAGTACGGCATGATTTTGTGGCAAGTCATAAGGAAGAATTACTTGCTAAGAAATTTCAAAAAATAGAAAAATCTGAACAAGAAGCAAATGAAAACCAGGTAGATCCTCAAGCTAAAAAGGAAGTCATTGATAAGGCAAAAGAACTTTTTGGCGATCTAGCACAGATTAAAGATTAA
- a CDS encoding YbaB/EbfC family nucleoid-associated protein — protein MSRRPNFGGMGMGNMQGLIKQAKKMQQQMEAEQANLATQEFVGKSADDMVVATFSGDRQLKDLKIDKEAIDPDDPDMLQDLVIDAVNKGIKAVDDATQASMGKYTKGLM, from the coding sequence ATGAGTAGAAGACCTAATTTTGGCGGTATGGGCATGGGCAACATGCAAGGTTTAATTAAGCAAGCTAAAAAGATGCAACAACAAATGGAAGCTGAACAAGCAAATTTAGCTACTCAAGAATTCGTTGGTAAATCTGCTGACGATATGGTAGTAGCAACTTTTAGCGGCGACCGTCAATTAAAAGACTTAAAGATTGATAAGGAAGCAATTGATCCAGACGATCCAGATATGCTTCAAGATTTAGTTATTGATGCTGTTAATAAAGGAATTAAGGCAGTTGATGATGCTACTCAAGCATCAATGGGAAAATACACTAAAGGTTTGATGTAA
- the recR gene encoding recombination mediator RecR, translated as MQYPLPIARLIDNYMKLPGIGEKTATRLAFYTMDMPEDDVEDFSKSLIQVKENLHSCSICGNITESDPCEICRDANRDRSTIMVVEQPKDVMAFEEMGEYNGLYHVLHGVLSPMDGVGPEEINIKSLITRLQKQDEVKEVILALNSSPEGEATAMYLAKLIKPAGLKVTRLAAGLAVGSDIEYANSITLKRAVQGRTDL; from the coding sequence ATGCAATATCCATTACCAATTGCACGTTTAATTGATAATTATATGAAGTTGCCTGGTATTGGTGAAAAAACAGCAACGCGGTTAGCTTTTTATACAATGGACATGCCTGAAGATGATGTGGAAGACTTTTCCAAGTCATTAATACAGGTAAAAGAAAATCTTCATTCTTGTTCTATTTGTGGAAATATTACCGAAAGCGATCCATGTGAAATTTGCCGAGATGCAAATCGTGATCGCTCAACAATTATGGTAGTAGAACAGCCAAAAGATGTAATGGCTTTTGAAGAAATGGGCGAATATAACGGTTTATACCATGTTTTACATGGTGTTCTGTCCCCAATGGATGGTGTTGGCCCAGAAGAAATTAATATTAAGAGCCTAATTACTAGACTGCAAAAGCAAGATGAAGTTAAAGAAGTTATTTTAGCTTTAAATTCTAGCCCAGAAGGTGAAGCAACTGCAATGTACTTAGCTAAGCTAATCAAACCAGCCGGCTTGAAAGTGACGCGCCTAGCTGCGGGATTAGCTGTAGGTAGCGATATTGAATATGCAAATTCAATTACGTTGAAGCGCGCTGTTCAAGGGAGAACAGATCTATGA
- a CDS encoding YaaL family protein → MIGKRHKVKKAGDERLLKVVAQLQRQLAEQKVFDQTTIDYSFDNRVLNKILHAKFIFLYEEARRRNTKSSSSSSVITR, encoded by the coding sequence ATGATTGGAAAAAGGCATAAAGTAAAAAAAGCAGGCGATGAACGACTATTAAAAGTAGTTGCTCAACTGCAGAGACAACTTGCAGAACAAAAAGTTTTTGATCAGACAACAATTGATTATTCATTTGATAATCGCGTTTTAAATAAAATTCTACATGCAAAATTTATTTTTTTGTATGAAGAAGCAAGAAGAAGAAACACTAAATCTAGTAGCTCATCAAGCGTGATTACTAGATAA
- the tmk gene encoding dTMP kinase, which yields MRGYLITFEGPDGAGKTTVINELIKQLPKEIQEKTIITREPGGSKISENIRTIILDPANKEMDDRTEALLYAAQRSQHVSEVIRPALEAGKIVLSDRFIDSSLAYQGVGRNLGVEAVKQINDFGTGGLEPDLTIFLDLDPATGLARIEKERAGQEDRLEQEKLAFHQKVYAGYTDLLKRYPDRIKKVDANLPIKEVAANSVKIIRKQLPDIFM from the coding sequence ATGAGAGGATATTTAATTACATTTGAAGGCCCAGATGGGGCAGGTAAAACCACAGTTATCAACGAGCTTATCAAGCAGTTGCCAAAAGAAATACAAGAAAAGACGATTATTACACGTGAGCCTGGTGGATCAAAAATTTCTGAAAATATTAGAACAATTATTTTAGACCCAGCAAACAAGGAAATGGATGATCGAACTGAAGCTCTTCTTTATGCAGCTCAAAGAAGTCAACATGTTAGTGAAGTTATCCGTCCGGCTTTGGAAGCTGGAAAAATTGTTTTATCAGATCGATTCATTGACAGTTCTTTAGCCTACCAAGGCGTTGGGCGTAATTTGGGTGTTGAAGCTGTAAAACAAATTAATGATTTCGGAACTGGCGGTCTTGAACCTGATTTGACGATCTTTTTAGACTTAGATCCCGCAACTGGTTTGGCTAGAATTGAAAAGGAACGGGCCGGACAAGAAGATCGGCTTGAGCAGGAAAAATTAGCTTTCCACCAAAAGGTTTATGCCGGATATACAGACTTGTTAAAACGATATCCTGATAGAATTAAAAAGGTGGATGCTAATTTGCCAATCAAGGAAGTTGCGGCTAATAGTGTTAAAATAATAAGAAAGCAATTACCTGATATTTTTATGTAA
- a CDS encoding cyclic-di-AMP receptor produces the protein MKLVLAIVQDKDADALAREFIQNNVRATKLATSGGFLKAGNTTFIVGIEDDRVNEVLEIIKKSSHTREQYVSNVNMDAAGTSMLGKPVQVTVGGATVFVLPVEEFKHF, from the coding sequence ATGAAACTCGTTTTAGCAATTGTACAAGATAAAGACGCGGATGCACTGGCAAGAGAATTTATTCAAAATAATGTGCGTGCAACTAAATTAGCTACAAGTGGCGGCTTTTTAAAGGCAGGAAATACAACTTTTATTGTTGGTATTGAAGATGACCGAGTAAATGAAGTATTAGAAATTATTAAAAAGAGCTCACATACTAGAGAACAGTATGTTTCTAATGTGAATATGGATGCAGCGGGCACTTCAATGCTAGGCAAGCCTGTTCAAGTTACTGTAGGCGGAGCAACAGTCTTTGTATTACCAGTTGAGGAATTTAAGCACTTTTAA
- a CDS encoding DNA polymerase III subunit, which produces MIDLKNVGQKQTNLLRDAYLNKKVAHSYLFVDPMQKKGLNTAYWLACLFNCLGENKPDGTCNNCQRILDGNHPDVFLVKLEGKQTLSIDQIRPLKEELAKSPVEGKRRFFIIENAEKLTLAASNALLNLLEEPVAPVVTILITNNENQILPTVKSRTQILNFSDEKIDSKRAQLLEYGLTDEEIEDLGDTAKLEEESKYLFQELLEQNDLALVRVSQISSLATKPASQKFIFYQLKTLAMKSLAAGEKLRKSAFLLELLMTCDKMRASNVSFHNTLDYLVLSFER; this is translated from the coding sequence ATGATTGATTTAAAGAATGTAGGTCAAAAGCAGACTAATCTTTTAAGAGATGCATATTTAAACAAAAAGGTCGCCCACAGTTATTTGTTTGTCGATCCAATGCAGAAAAAGGGACTTAATACAGCTTATTGGCTGGCCTGTCTTTTTAATTGTCTGGGAGAAAATAAGCCTGATGGAACTTGTAATAATTGCCAAAGAATTTTAGATGGCAATCATCCTGATGTTTTTTTAGTAAAACTAGAAGGAAAACAGACGCTATCGATTGATCAAATTCGTCCTTTGAAAGAAGAATTGGCAAAAAGTCCTGTCGAAGGTAAGCGGCGCTTTTTTATCATTGAAAATGCTGAAAAATTAACTTTAGCTGCAAGTAACGCCTTGCTTAACTTATTAGAAGAGCCAGTAGCGCCAGTAGTTACGATCTTGATAACTAATAACGAAAATCAAATTTTGCCAACGGTTAAGTCTAGAACGCAGATTCTTAATTTCTCTGATGAAAAGATTGATAGTAAAAGAGCGCAGTTGCTTGAATACGGGTTAACTGATGAAGAAATTGAGGATCTAGGCGATACAGCTAAGCTTGAAGAAGAAAGCAAGTATTTGTTTCAAGAGTTATTAGAACAAAATGATTTAGCACTGGTGCGCGTTAGCCAAATTAGCAGTCTTGCTACAAAGCCAGCGAGTCAGAAATTTATTTTTTATCAGCTTAAGACTTTAGCGATGAAGAGTCTAGCAGCTGGTGAAAAGTTAAGGAAAAGTGCATTCTTATTGGAATTGTTGATGACTTGCGATAAGATGCGAGCTAGTAATGTTAGTTTCCACAATACGTTAGATTATTTAGTATTGAGTTTTGAACGGTAG
- the yabA gene encoding DNA replication initiation control protein YabA → MDPFSQLSQLQQNLQAMTKTVAGLENDMLEVLKENTELKVENQLLREKISKLDANKEPAENKSQAGLKSLRNIYDSGYHICNMYYGSHRESGEDCMFCLDILDNFVNHGQKNRG, encoded by the coding sequence GTGGATCCATTTTCACAATTGTCACAATTACAGCAAAATCTTCAGGCAATGACAAAAACTGTTGCCGGTCTGGAAAATGACATGCTTGAAGTATTGAAAGAAAATACAGAATTAAAGGTTGAAAACCAACTATTAAGAGAAAAAATTAGTAAATTAGACGCTAATAAAGAACCGGCTGAAAACAAATCTCAAGCTGGTTTAAAGTCACTACGTAATATTTATGACTCAGGTTATCATATTTGCAACATGTATTATGGTTCTCACCGTGAATCTGGTGAAGATTGTATGTTTTGCTTAGATATTCTAGACAACTTCGTAAATCACGGACAAAAAAATAGGGGATAA
- the rsmI gene encoding 16S rRNA (cytidine(1402)-2'-O)-methyltransferase translates to MQAQSSFNEKDKGRLYLVPTPIGNLEDITLRAKRILTEADYIAAEDTRTSGILLEKIGVHNKMISFHKYNSKERAPELIKLLKEGNTIAEISDAGMPVISDPGYILVQECIKNDIPVVALPGPSAFATALIASGFDAQPFTYYGFLPRKSSEQKEYFEMMNQARATSIFYEAPHRLQKTLKTLAEVIKPDRKIVLARELTKIHEEYLRGTISEINEYFTKNDPRGEFVVLVSPNDDEEKQLSWDELIKQVADRVEAGESKKDAIKLVAKANKVSKNELYDKYHQN, encoded by the coding sequence ATGCAAGCGCAAAGTAGTTTTAATGAAAAAGATAAGGGGCGTCTTTACCTTGTCCCTACACCAATTGGTAACTTAGAAGATATTACTTTAAGGGCGAAGAGAATTCTAACTGAAGCTGATTATATTGCGGCTGAAGATACCAGAACTAGTGGAATCTTACTTGAAAAAATTGGCGTTCATAATAAGATGATTTCTTTTCATAAATATAATTCAAAGGAACGTGCGCCAGAATTAATTAAATTGCTTAAGGAAGGAAATACAATCGCTGAAATTTCTGATGCTGGCATGCCAGTTATTTCGGATCCGGGTTATATTCTGGTCCAAGAATGTATTAAAAATGATATTCCAGTTGTTGCGCTTCCAGGACCTTCAGCTTTTGCGACAGCTTTGATTGCATCTGGCTTTGACGCTCAACCATTTACTTATTATGGTTTTTTGCCGCGTAAGAGCAGTGAGCAAAAAGAATATTTTGAGATGATGAATCAGGCTCGTGCAACTTCAATTTTCTATGAGGCTCCGCATCGTTTACAGAAAACTTTGAAAACCTTAGCTGAAGTAATTAAGCCAGATAGAAAAATTGTATTAGCTCGTGAGCTAACGAAGATTCATGAAGAGTATTTAAGAGGCACGATTAGTGAAATTAATGAATACTTCACTAAGAATGATCCTCGAGGCGAGTTCGTAGTTTTGGTTTCGCCAAATGATGATGAAGAAAAGCAACTTTCTTGGGATGAACTGATCAAGCAAGTGGCTGACCGAGTTGAAGCTGGCGAAAGTAAAAAGGATGCCATTAAGTTAGTCGCTAAGGCTAATAAGGTTTCAAAGAACGAACTATATGATAAATATCATCAAAATTAA
- a CDS encoding acyl-[acyl-carrier-protein] thioesterase, with translation MEKIFKEEHQVTYGDCDETGKIQLPKLIEHFMKVSNDQLTQGGAGIYDLLKQNLGWVVVEYHLDLKRLPEAGEEITVTTNGSGYNRFFEYSDFGIIDSTNKKIVDAKSQWVILDLKNRKITEADSQMMEKFGNPYLKHMPRFKRLRPLKEYDSSQTYAVRYYDLDTNHHLTNSVYFDWMIDTLPREFLNSHTVKSVDISFKKEVQYGDQALSELTLDQNTLISYHLISNQGEVSALAEISWREN, from the coding sequence ATGGAAAAGATTTTTAAAGAAGAACATCAAGTTACTTACGGCGATTGTGATGAAACAGGAAAAATTCAGCTTCCAAAATTAATTGAACATTTTATGAAAGTTTCAAATGATCAATTAACTCAAGGAGGCGCTGGGATTTATGATTTATTAAAACAAAATTTAGGCTGGGTGGTAGTTGAATATCATCTTGATCTGAAGCGTCTACCTGAAGCTGGTGAAGAAATTACTGTTACTACAAATGGTAGTGGCTATAATCGCTTTTTTGAATACAGCGATTTTGGTATAATAGATTCTACTAACAAAAAGATAGTAGATGCCAAAAGCCAGTGGGTAATTTTAGATCTGAAAAATCGAAAAATTACTGAAGCAGATAGTCAAATGATGGAAAAATTTGGTAATCCATACTTGAAGCATATGCCACGTTTTAAGAGATTACGTCCTTTGAAGGAATATGACTCAAGTCAGACCTATGCAGTTCGGTACTATGATTTAGATACAAACCATCATTTAACTAATAGTGTTTATTTTGATTGGATGATTGATACTTTACCGAGAGAATTTTTGAATTCTCATACTGTCAAAAGTGTCGATATTTCATTTAAAAAAGAAGTCCAGTATGGCGATCAAGCCTTGTCTGAACTTACGCTTGATCAAAATACGCTTATTTCATATCATTTGATTTCTAATCAGGGTGAAGTTTCTGCTTTGGCTGAAATTAGTTGGAGAGAAAATTAA
- a CDS encoding folate family ECF transporter S component, with product MKTGIKKIDLQGLVTLALFVAMDIVLEKISFGPSTIKVGLGFIGSALLGYYFGPLWGGIGALISDLLRSAIFGVEGGFFPGFTLSAIVGVVIYALFLYQKPIKWWRVVAATLLVTLIVNVLMNTYWIHLLYGLDLRAAFLQRILKELITPWIQIVVLYVILNAFQRVKIRR from the coding sequence ATGAAGACAGGGATAAAGAAAATAGATTTACAAGGTTTAGTTACTTTAGCTCTATTTGTAGCGATGGATATTGTATTAGAAAAAATTTCTTTTGGTCCTTCAACTATAAAAGTAGGATTGGGATTTATTGGAAGTGCGCTTTTAGGCTATTATTTTGGCCCACTATGGGGCGGAATTGGTGCATTGATTAGTGATTTATTGCGGTCAGCTATTTTTGGAGTTGAGGGAGGATTTTTCCCAGGCTTTACCCTGTCTGCTATCGTCGGCGTGGTAATCTATGCCTTATTTTTATACCAAAAGCCAATTAAATGGTGGCGCGTAGTTGCTGCAACGTTATTAGTTACTTTGATAGTTAATGTATTAATGAATACTTACTGGATTCATTTATTGTATGGTTTGGATCTACGAGCAGCTTTCTTACAAAGAATCTTGAAAGAGTTAATTACGCCATGGATTCAGATTGTTGTACTTTATGTGATTTTAAATGCTTTTCAACGTGTTAAAATAAGAAGGTAA
- the tsaB gene encoding tRNA (adenosine(37)-N6)-threonylcarbamoyltransferase complex dimerization subunit type 1 TsaB, with translation MKILSITTATNHLSVALNDGDKIVEKNEEDHRNHSEHLDPLINELLKENNLTLKDIDRFAVAEGPGSYTGLRIGITTAKMFASILNKDLVGVSTLAALANRVNDGVIVSELDARNKNFFAGVYRKVNGKLENLVPDGHYHLDDLINKVKELGLSEEVVFVGSPIDKYQAEIAELLGSEDFKQAAGDNQIHAGEIGKLALNKEAIDPDKMVPKYLRRTQAEIDWHNKTGKAFGPDSDYVEEV, from the coding sequence ATGAAGATATTAAGTATCACGACTGCAACCAATCATTTGAGTGTAGCTTTGAATGATGGGGATAAAATTGTTGAAAAAAATGAAGAGGATCATCGTAACCATAGTGAGCATTTAGATCCTTTAATTAATGAATTACTAAAAGAAAATAATCTTACCTTAAAAGATATTGATCGTTTTGCAGTGGCAGAAGGTCCAGGCTCTTATACTGGATTGAGAATTGGAATTACAACTGCTAAGATGTTTGCTTCTATTTTAAATAAAGATTTAGTCGGAGTATCGACTTTGGCTGCTTTAGCTAATAGAGTAAATGACGGAGTGATTGTAAGTGAATTAGATGCTCGTAACAAGAATTTCTTTGCTGGAGTTTATCGAAAAGTAAATGGTAAGCTAGAGAACTTAGTTCCAGATGGACATTACCATTTGGATGATTTAATTAATAAGGTTAAAGAATTGGGATTGTCTGAAGAAGTTGTCTTTGTCGGAAGTCCAATTGATAAGTATCAAGCTGAGATTGCAGAATTGTTAGGGTCAGAAGACTTTAAGCAAGCTGCAGGCGATAATCAAATTCATGCTGGTGAAATTGGTAAGTTAGCACTTAATAAGGAAGCAATTGATCCTGATAAAATGGTGCCAAAATATTTGAGACGTACGCAAGCTGAAATTGATTGGCATAATAAGACTGGAAAGGCATTTGGTCCAGATAGCGACTATGTTGAGGAAGTTTAG
- the rimI gene encoding ribosomal protein S18-alanine N-acetyltransferase, which yields MLRKFSLFFHPEEIDLSFSPFALRLDNQTYQIMKASDENIADLLCIEQEVYFGRTPWSRFSFKSELKKHANSLYLVVYQGSTLVGFIGMRMQAQEGHITNIAVKPAFQRRGIGGFLLRTMIEIAQRNHAVQMTLEVRSDNYNAQSLYRKIGFRDNFIRKNYYSAEHADAVSMIKKIADKEQEEVN from the coding sequence ATGTTGAGGAAGTTTAGTTTATTTTTCCATCCAGAAGAAATCGACTTGAGCTTTTCACCTTTTGCTTTGAGACTTGATAATCAAACTTATCAAATTATGAAGGCAAGTGATGAAAATATTGCTGACTTGTTGTGCATAGAGCAAGAAGTTTATTTTGGCAGAACGCCTTGGAGTCGATTTTCTTTTAAGAGCGAATTGAAAAAGCACGCCAATTCTTTATATCTTGTTGTTTATCAGGGGTCAACCTTGGTAGGCTTTATTGGGATGAGAATGCAGGCGCAAGAGGGGCATATTACTAATATTGCTGTTAAGCCTGCTTTTCAAAGAAGAGGAATCGGTGGATTTTTGCTCAGGACGATGATTGAAATTGCTCAAAGAAATCATGCTGTTCAGATGACCTTAGAGGTGCGAAGCGATAATTACAATGCACAGAGCTTGTACCGTAAGATTGGATTTAGGGATAATTTTATTCGGAAGAATTATTATTCGGCTGAACATGCGGATGCCGTAAGCATGATTAAAAAGATAGCAGATAAAGAACAGGAAGAAGTAAATTGA